From a region of the Hippopotamus amphibius kiboko isolate mHipAmp2 chromosome 3, mHipAmp2.hap2, whole genome shotgun sequence genome:
- the LOC130850284 gene encoding protein Dr1-like: MASSSGNDDDLTIPRAAVNKMIKETPNVRAAKDARELVVNCCTEFIHIISSEANEIRNKSKKKTISPEHVIQALDSLGFGSYISEVKEVLQECKTVALKRRKANSRLENLGIPEEELLRQKQELLAKARQQQAELAQQEWLQMQQAARQAQLAATSASASNQAGSSQDEDDDDI, encoded by the coding sequence ATGGCTTCCTCGTCTGGCAACGACGATGATCTCACTATACCCAGAGCTGCTGTCAATAAGATGATCAAAGAGACTCCCAATGTCCGGGCGGCCAAAGATGCCCGGGAGCTGGTGGTGAACTGTTGCACTGAATTCATTCACATTATATCTTCTGAAGCCAATGAGATTCGCAACAAATCGAAAAAGAAGACCATCTCGCCAGAGCACGTCATACAAGCACTAGACAGTTTAGGCTTTGGCTCTTATATCAGTGAAGTAAAAGAAGTCTTACAAGAATGCAAGACAGtagcattaaaaagaagaaaggccaATTCTCGTTTGGAAAACCTTGGCATTCCTGAAGAAGAGTTATTGAGACAGAAACAGGAATTACTTGCAAAAGCTAGACAGCAACAAGCAGAATTGGCCCAACAGGAATGGCTTCAAATGCAGCAAGCTGCCCGACAAGCACAGCTTGCTGCTACTTCAGCAAGTGCATCCAACCAGGCAGGATCTTCTcaggatgaagatgatgatgatatcTGA
- the LOC130850387 gene encoding olfactory receptor 10AG1-like — MGSRGQNPLQCNHTTLVDFILLGFSDIPDLQGLLFGVFLIIYMIILMGNSLIIIITKMEPSLQTPMYFFLGNFSSLEICYVSVTVPRLLVDLCRQARNISFLACAAQMYFFLVFGATECLLLTAMAYDRYVAICHPLLYPLLMNRRLCVQLAAGCWGSGIPVHIGFTYLIFSLHFCGSNQLNHFFCDIPPVLKLACGDTFMIEMIIYVVAILVVIIPFMLILGSYVRIIETIPKLPSATGRAKTFSTCSSHLMVVALFFGSGLITYFRPKSSHSIGMGKFLSLFYTIITPMFNPMVYCLRNKDVMVALRKFPLK, encoded by the coding sequence ATGGGATCCAGAGGACAAAATCCCCTCCAGTGCAACCATACTACATTGGTAGATTTCATCTTGCTTGGCTTTTCCGATATTCCCGACCTTCAAGGATTACTTTTTGGGGTGTTTTTGATCATCTACATGATTATTCTGATGGGAAATAGCCTCATCATCATAATAACCAAGATGGAGCCTTCCCTCCAgacccccatgtactttttcctggGGAACTTTTCTTCCTTGGAAATATGTTATGTATCAGTCACTGTCCCTAGATTATTAGTGGATCTTTGCAGACAAGCTAGAAATATATCCTTTCTGGCCTGTGCTGctcaaatgtatttctttctggtGTTTGGAGCCACTGAATGCTTGCTTCTGACTGCAATGGCTTATGACAGGTATGTGGCCATTTGCCACCCATTGCTCTACCCTCTCCTCATGAACAGGAGGCTGTGTGTCCAACTGGCAGCTGGCTGTTGGGGCAGTGGAATTCCAGTGCACATAGGCTTTACCTACCTGATCTTCTCTCTACACTTCTGTGGCTCTAACCAGTTGAatcactttttctgtgacatACCTCCAGTGCTTAAACTTGCCTGTGGGGACACTTTTATGATTGAGATGATAATTTATGTGGTTGCTATTTTAGTTGTCATTATTCCTTTCATGTTGATTCTTGGATCTTATGTGAGAATAATTGAGACCATCCCGAAGCTACCTTCAGCCACTGGACGAGCCAAGACCTTCTCCACTTGTTCTTCTCATCTCATGGTTGTGGCTTTATTCTTTGGATCAGGACTCATTACTTATTTCAGACCAAAGTCCAGTCATTCAATAGGAATGGgcaaattcctttctcttttttacacCATTATCACACCAATGTTTAACCCCATGGTATATTGTCTCAGAAACAAAGATGTTATGGTGGCATTGAGAAAATTCCCACTGAAATAA